Proteins encoded within one genomic window of Micromonospora halotolerans:
- a CDS encoding carbohydrate ABC transporter permease — protein sequence MSGVVAGVDLRQAAPEPAAPDRRSPRNGVNRFTWQQKVVTYLVLAPLAILFVAPFAWLISASFQPMGEIFSTSPHWVPKDPTLEGYKGFLNVGHLTKAQQGQGHGDWRWFVNSAFVAIAITVLQTFFNALCAYCFAKRRFPGRNVIFMLFLATMMVPGQVTLIPNYLIIKHIPFFGGNDWMGNGGHGWLDSYWGLIMPGIVSAFGIFLIRQYMLSIPDQLLEAARIDGASEFRIFRSVVLPLCAPALAANAIFTFQGAWEDFFWPLIILSSPEKITAPVGLALFVVQNRTSWTLLFAGSVIATLPMIIVFLVFQRKFVQGIALTGVKG from the coding sequence ATGAGCGGCGTCGTCGCAGGAGTCGACCTGCGTCAGGCGGCGCCGGAGCCCGCTGCGCCGGACCGAAGGTCGCCGCGGAACGGGGTCAACCGGTTCACGTGGCAGCAGAAGGTGGTCACGTACCTGGTTCTCGCCCCGCTCGCGATCTTGTTCGTGGCCCCGTTCGCATGGCTGATCAGCGCGTCGTTCCAGCCGATGGGGGAGATCTTCTCCACCTCGCCGCACTGGGTTCCGAAGGACCCGACCCTGGAGGGCTACAAGGGCTTCTTGAATGTCGGTCACCTCACCAAGGCCCAGCAGGGCCAGGGACACGGTGACTGGCGGTGGTTCGTGAACAGCGCCTTCGTCGCGATCGCGATCACCGTGCTGCAGACATTCTTCAACGCCCTGTGCGCCTACTGTTTCGCCAAGCGCCGGTTCCCCGGCCGTAACGTGATCTTCATGCTCTTCCTGGCGACGATGATGGTTCCCGGCCAGGTCACGCTCATCCCGAACTACCTGATCATCAAGCACATCCCGTTCTTCGGTGGCAACGACTGGATGGGCAACGGCGGGCACGGCTGGCTGGACTCCTACTGGGGTCTGATCATGCCGGGGATCGTGTCGGCGTTCGGCATCTTCCTCATCCGTCAGTACATGCTCTCGATCCCGGATCAACTGCTGGAGGCCGCCCGCATCGACGGTGCGAGCGAGTTCCGGATCTTCCGGTCGGTCGTGCTGCCGCTGTGCGCGCCGGCGCTCGCGGCAAACGCGATCTTCACCTTCCAGGGGGCGTGGGAGGACTTCTTCTGGCCCCTGATCATCCTGTCCAGCCCCGAAAAGATCACCGCGCCCGTGGGGCTCGCCCTGTTCGTGGTGCAGAACCGCACGTCCTGGACCTTGCTCTTCGCCGGGTCGGTGATCGCGACCCTGCCGATGATCATCGTGTTCCTCGTCTTCCAGCGGAAGTTCGTGCAGGGCATCGCCCTCACCGGTGTGAAGGGCTGA
- a CDS encoding carbohydrate ABC transporter permease, producing MATARPLGRTETDAVPVKAGGRWTRPRLRREIPHGNRRGVAARVWTQRSAYVFLLPGMLIFSVFTLAALIFAVYLTFHRWSIIEPDRPFVGLDNYRDMIQDERFTGSVLNTIYFSGASVPLSMAIGLLLALLLNLPLRLRGLFRAAFYLPVVTPFVVSAILWKWLYNGDYGLFNHYLLQAHLIDAPLLWLSDKNLAMPAVILMSVWAGTGFSMVVYLAGLQAIPDELYESARIDGAGVWQRLRYITIPMLRPTTLFLAVMGIISSLQVFTQIFVMTSGGPVNKTTTMVYYMYLWAFKYFDMGYASTLAFALFLMLLAFTALQLRLMRQGFDA from the coding sequence ATGGCGACGGCACGGCCGCTGGGGCGGACCGAGACGGACGCGGTCCCTGTGAAGGCCGGCGGGCGATGGACCCGGCCACGCCTCAGACGCGAGATCCCGCACGGGAACCGGCGCGGCGTTGCGGCCCGGGTCTGGACGCAACGGTCGGCGTACGTCTTCCTGCTGCCCGGCATGCTGATCTTCTCGGTCTTCACACTGGCCGCCCTGATCTTCGCCGTTTACCTGACCTTCCACCGGTGGAGCATCATCGAGCCGGACCGGCCGTTCGTCGGGTTGGACAACTATCGCGACATGATCCAGGATGAGCGGTTCACCGGGTCGGTGCTGAACACCATCTACTTCAGCGGCGCCTCGGTTCCGCTCTCGATGGCGATCGGGCTGCTGCTGGCGCTTCTGCTCAACCTGCCGCTGCGGTTGCGCGGCCTGTTCCGGGCCGCGTTCTACCTTCCGGTCGTCACGCCGTTCGTGGTCTCCGCCATCCTCTGGAAGTGGCTCTACAACGGTGACTACGGGCTGTTCAACCACTACCTGCTGCAGGCGCACCTCATCGATGCACCCTTGCTGTGGCTGTCGGACAAGAACCTCGCGATGCCGGCGGTCATTTTGATGAGCGTGTGGGCGGGCACCGGCTTTTCGATGGTGGTCTACCTCGCCGGGCTGCAGGCGATCCCCGACGAGCTCTACGAGTCGGCCCGCATCGACGGTGCCGGCGTATGGCAACGCCTGCGGTACATCACGATCCCCATGCTCCGGCCCACCACCCTGTTCTTGGCCGTCATGGGGATCATCAGCTCGCTGCAGGTCTTCACCCAGATCTTCGTGATGACCAGCGGCGGACCGGTCAACAAGACGACGACGATGGTCTACTACATGTATCTCTGGGCGTTCAAGTACTTCGACATGGGCTATGCCAGCACCCTGGCGTTCGCGCTCTTCCTCATGCTGCTCGCGTTCACGGCGCTCCAGCTGCGCCTCATGCGGCAGGGGTTCGACGCATGA
- a CDS encoding ABC transporter substrate-binding protein, with translation MVRFHKSWKTAAIVALALATSLSVAACGSDGKKPDTNIGKGPGPVKDPTTPQTVTFFSWVGNEPQMKKMAAEFHKQHPNITIKFENAPAEQAQQVLSTRIAGNTPPDVAYINASDTSDYAARGALVDLGGYMERGEIVKPDNYVDGFKTFVTWNDKMWGLPFDGETTGLFYRTDRFKEAGIDGPPKTWDEFKAAAEKLTDTANGKYGFEMFASESAYYWYPWLYQAGGDALTKDGKDIAFDSAQGKTAAEFYVNLAKYSPRDYLNSNSYDGRVAFAKGDVAMYVAGAWFAGTLADEYPKLTGKWAAAPLPDGAAGCKTTIAGDSLVMFSKTKVSDAAWLWMEFLSQPDNLANWTYKTEGTLLPPTKSLLGSPDLATEKPVLKPFADLMSCGVASTVSNPKYPRIETILNEQLGKAIYGDQTAAEALDNAAEQGRAILAR, from the coding sequence GTGGTGAGGTTCCATAAGTCCTGGAAGACTGCGGCAATCGTTGCGTTGGCCCTCGCGACATCGCTGAGCGTCGCGGCGTGCGGAAGCGATGGGAAGAAGCCGGACACCAACATCGGCAAGGGTCCGGGTCCGGTGAAGGACCCGACCACGCCGCAGACCGTGACGTTCTTCTCCTGGGTCGGCAACGAACCGCAGATGAAGAAGATGGCCGCCGAGTTCCACAAGCAGCATCCGAACATCACGATCAAATTCGAGAACGCCCCCGCGGAACAGGCGCAGCAGGTCCTCAGCACCCGCATCGCCGGCAACACCCCCCCAGACGTCGCCTACATCAACGCAAGCGACACCAGCGACTACGCCGCCCGAGGGGCGCTCGTCGACCTCGGCGGCTACATGGAGCGCGGCGAGATCGTGAAGCCGGACAACTACGTCGATGGCTTCAAGACGTTCGTCACCTGGAACGACAAGATGTGGGGACTGCCGTTCGACGGCGAGACGACCGGTCTGTTCTACCGGACCGATCGCTTCAAAGAAGCCGGGATCGACGGCCCGCCGAAGACCTGGGACGAGTTCAAGGCCGCCGCAGAGAAGCTCACCGACACCGCGAACGGCAAGTACGGCTTCGAGATGTTCGCCTCCGAGTCGGCGTACTACTGGTACCCCTGGCTCTACCAGGCCGGTGGCGACGCGCTGACCAAGGACGGCAAGGACATCGCCTTCGACAGCGCGCAGGGCAAGACGGCGGCCGAGTTCTATGTGAACCTCGCCAAGTACTCGCCGCGGGACTACCTCAACTCCAACTCCTACGACGGCCGGGTGGCGTTCGCGAAGGGCGACGTGGCGATGTACGTGGCGGGCGCCTGGTTCGCCGGCACCCTCGCAGACGAGTACCCCAAGCTCACGGGCAAGTGGGCGGCGGCGCCGCTCCCCGACGGGGCCGCCGGGTGCAAGACCACCATCGCCGGAGACTCGCTGGTGATGTTCAGCAAGACGAAGGTCTCCGACGCCGCGTGGCTGTGGATGGAGTTCCTCTCGCAACCCGACAACCTGGCCAACTGGACGTACAAGACCGAGGGCACGCTGCTGCCTCCGACGAAGTCGCTGCTCGGCAGCCCCGACCTCGCCACGGAGAAGCCGGTGCTCAAGCCCTTCGCCGACCTGATGTCGTGCGGCGTCGCGAGCACGGTCTCCAATCCGAAGTACCCGCGGATCGAGACCATCCTCAACGAGCAACTCGGCAAGGCCATCTATGGCGACCAGACCGCTGCGGAGGCGCTGGACAACGCCGCCGAGCAGGGCCGGGCGATCCTGGCCCGCTGA
- a CDS encoding helix-turn-helix transcriptional regulator, whose translation MSDLVERFSSESLLLPDSGARVMRPRLRTVDVHWHDYYELCLVVSGAAEHVVNGAPRAIGRGSAFLLSPADFHAIRSIGHEPLGCYNTVIDPGLMERQLAGLGPPSVGDLPWQSDDFLDAEVDLRRLQAEFEQPRLGSARLVEALVGCLVVELARHQPVEAAVADHRLGVTDELRVAVRYVDRHFREPISLADAARRAHLSPNYFSERFREYTGSSFQLYLQERRLRFARSLLASTSLSVTEVCHAAGFNSLSHFGRAYRRRYGTAPSERSGGHAAALPGISGSSQCDAAHPDPLTNARFLGETARQLANRFASVQGSVTSTQRVVGSRRGEVP comes from the coding sequence ATGAGCGACCTGGTCGAGCGGTTCAGCAGCGAGTCGCTGCTCCTTCCCGACAGCGGTGCGCGGGTGATGCGCCCACGGCTGCGCACCGTCGACGTGCACTGGCACGACTACTACGAACTGTGCCTGGTGGTCTCAGGGGCGGCTGAGCACGTGGTGAACGGTGCTCCGCGAGCCATCGGCCGGGGGAGTGCCTTCCTGCTGTCGCCCGCGGACTTCCACGCCATCCGGTCTATCGGTCACGAGCCGCTCGGCTGCTACAACACGGTCATCGACCCGGGGCTCATGGAGCGACAGCTCGCCGGGCTGGGGCCGCCCTCGGTCGGTGACCTCCCGTGGCAGAGCGACGACTTTCTCGATGCGGAAGTCGACCTGCGCCGGCTCCAAGCCGAGTTCGAGCAGCCACGGCTGGGCAGCGCACGACTGGTCGAGGCGCTCGTGGGATGCCTGGTGGTCGAGCTCGCGCGGCACCAACCGGTCGAGGCGGCGGTCGCCGACCACCGCCTCGGCGTGACCGATGAGCTGCGGGTCGCGGTCCGCTACGTCGATCGGCATTTTCGCGAGCCGATCTCGCTCGCCGACGCCGCCCGGCGGGCGCACTTGTCGCCGAACTACTTCAGCGAGCGGTTCCGGGAGTACACCGGCTCGTCCTTCCAGCTCTACCTGCAGGAGCGCCGTCTGCGGTTCGCCCGTTCCCTGCTCGCGTCGACCTCGTTGTCCGTGACCGAGGTGTGTCACGCCGCAGGCTTCAACAGCCTCTCGCACTTCGGTCGTGCGTACCGGCGCCGGTACGGCACCGCTCCATCGGAGCGTTCAGGCGGACACGCGGCAGCGCTCCCAGGGATCTCGGGGTCGTCACAATGTGATGCAGCACACCCGGATCCATTGACAAATGCCCGGTTCCTTGGCGAGACTGCCCGCCAACTAGCCAATCGATTTGCATCCGTTCAAGGCTCCGTAACTTCCACACAGCGAGTAGTAGGGAGCAGGCGTGGTGAGGTTCCATAA
- a CDS encoding LacI family DNA-binding transcriptional regulator — MSRSEAASDQRSRVTIAQVASRAGVSPTTVSHVLSGKRTVAVATRGTVIEAIRELGYRPNIVARNLRTRQSHMIAVVVPDITNPFYAVLTRGLADAVDAAGHGTYVCNTDGQHDRERRFFQDAMDRGVDGIVFASGETASQVTFGEADKQTPIVCIGDQLDHPLCDAVIPDDETGSRAAASFLASRGYQRIAMIQGPPHYGAARTAGFRSAMQAAKRKVPVERMVRGDWTRKGGYEAMKTLMALEVRPDAVFCANDLMAIGALDVAHELGLSVPQDVAIVGFDDVDAATIVTPGLTTVRNPAYEAGGTAGDLLMSRMSGRYTGAGRTVVLPCPLIERGTA, encoded by the coding sequence ATGTCGAGGAGCGAGGCAGCGTCCGACCAACGCTCGCGCGTGACGATCGCGCAGGTCGCCAGCCGCGCCGGGGTGAGCCCCACCACCGTCTCCCACGTGTTGTCCGGCAAGCGCACGGTCGCAGTCGCCACCCGAGGCACCGTGATAGAGGCGATCCGCGAACTCGGGTACCGGCCGAACATCGTGGCCCGCAACCTGCGGACCCGGCAGTCGCACATGATCGCGGTCGTCGTCCCCGACATCACCAACCCGTTCTACGCCGTGCTCACCCGAGGTCTGGCGGACGCCGTCGACGCCGCCGGGCACGGGACATACGTCTGCAACACCGACGGCCAGCACGACCGAGAGCGCAGGTTCTTCCAGGACGCCATGGACCGCGGAGTGGACGGCATCGTCTTCGCGTCCGGCGAGACCGCCTCGCAGGTCACGTTCGGGGAGGCCGACAAGCAGACTCCCATCGTCTGCATCGGTGACCAGCTCGACCATCCCCTCTGCGACGCGGTCATCCCTGACGATGAGACCGGCTCTCGCGCTGCCGCCTCCTTCTTGGCCTCGCGCGGCTACCAGCGGATCGCAATGATCCAAGGCCCGCCTCACTACGGCGCGGCGCGCACGGCGGGCTTCCGTTCGGCCATGCAGGCCGCGAAGCGGAAGGTCCCCGTCGAACGAATGGTGCGCGGCGACTGGACCCGCAAGGGAGGCTACGAGGCCATGAAGACGCTCATGGCGCTCGAGGTCCGACCCGACGCCGTCTTCTGCGCCAACGACCTGATGGCGATCGGCGCGCTCGACGTGGCCCACGAGCTCGGACTCTCCGTCCCGCAGGACGTGGCCATCGTGGGCTTCGACGACGTCGACGCCGCCACTATCGTGACACCGGGGCTGACCACGGTCCGCAACCCGGCCTACGAGGCCGGCGGCACAGCCGGCGACCTGCTGATGAGCCGGATGTCGGGCCGCTACACCGGTGCCGGACGGACCGTTGTGCTGCCCTGCCCGCTGATCGAGCGCGGCACCGCCTGA
- a CDS encoding zinc-binding dehydrogenase produces the protein MRIAALRGRETFEVEEARVPSIEPDEVLVRVVASGVCASELEPWLTGPPAGEVRYPGHEVSGVVVEIGAEVTAPAVGDRVGVWVTERGFAEYVAVRAAYCFPAGDGPLDEALAEPIACSVNAVEAADVRLGDDVVIIGAGFMGNLVQKLAALRGPRHLIVADARADALERAERLGATRTVDVTKESLPDVVRSLTDGRGADITFECTGTQRALTVCGDTTRMSGTVAIVGFHQGADRTIPLAYWNWMAFKVVNAHFRDVAVIMRGMSVGMRLLAGGVLSMDGLVSHRFPLEEINTAFATLREKPDGFVKAVLTFPEP, from the coding sequence GTGAGGATCGCGGCGCTGCGTGGACGTGAGACGTTCGAGGTCGAGGAGGCCCGGGTTCCGTCGATCGAGCCGGATGAGGTGCTGGTCCGGGTCGTGGCCTCGGGCGTGTGCGCGTCGGAGCTCGAGCCGTGGCTGACCGGTCCGCCGGCGGGGGAGGTCCGGTACCCGGGCCACGAGGTCAGCGGCGTGGTCGTCGAGATCGGCGCCGAGGTGACCGCGCCGGCGGTCGGGGACCGGGTCGGCGTCTGGGTCACCGAGCGCGGCTTCGCGGAGTACGTCGCGGTGCGCGCGGCGTACTGCTTCCCGGCCGGCGACGGCCCGCTCGACGAGGCGCTCGCGGAGCCGATCGCCTGCTCCGTCAACGCCGTCGAGGCCGCCGACGTCCGCCTGGGCGACGACGTGGTCATCATCGGGGCCGGATTCATGGGGAACCTGGTGCAGAAGCTCGCCGCCTTGCGCGGCCCGCGGCACCTGATCGTGGCCGACGCGCGCGCCGACGCCCTGGAGCGCGCCGAACGGCTCGGCGCCACGCGGACCGTCGACGTGACGAAGGAGTCACTGCCCGACGTCGTACGGTCTCTCACCGACGGGCGCGGCGCCGATATCACCTTCGAGTGCACGGGCACTCAACGCGCCCTCACGGTGTGCGGTGACACCACCCGGATGAGCGGCACGGTCGCGATCGTCGGCTTCCATCAGGGCGCCGACCGCACCATCCCGCTGGCCTACTGGAACTGGATGGCGTTCAAAGTCGTCAACGCCCACTTCCGTGACGTCGCGGTGATCATGCGGGGCATGTCGGTCGGCATGCGCCTCCTCGCCGGCGGCGTGCTGTCGATGGACGGCCTCGTCAGCCACCGCTTCCCGCTCGAGGAGATCAACACCGCCTTCGCCACGCTGCGCGAGAAGCCTGATGGGTTCGTGAAGGCGGTCCTGACGTTCCCCGAGCCGTGA
- a CDS encoding sugar phosphate isomerase/epimerase family protein, producing MRLGLLTACLPGESLEDIARWAGGHGYAALEVAAWPDRPGRDWEASHLNVEAFGQADADSVAAMLDRHGLTLSAVAYYENNLHEDREVREATHAHLRRCIDAAHLLGVRLVGTFVGRDVTLTVAENLRLAEQVLPPLVEYAAARDVRLVIENCPMEGWHPDGYPANLAYSPELWGWMADLGLWLNYDPSHLVWLGIDPLAALEAHAERILHVQAKDVEVHAAARNRYGVFGQVLNKQPWKSGWWRYRIPGLGEVDWRRLIDALHQHGYEGVVSVEHEDPVWSGDPGRVRQGLTIAHRTLAPHVHV from the coding sequence ATGAGACTGGGACTTCTGACCGCCTGCCTGCCCGGCGAGTCGCTCGAGGACATCGCCCGGTGGGCCGGCGGCCACGGGTACGCCGCCCTCGAGGTCGCCGCCTGGCCCGACCGGCCCGGCCGCGACTGGGAGGCCAGCCACCTGAACGTCGAGGCATTCGGGCAGGCCGACGCCGACAGCGTCGCCGCGATGCTCGACCGGCACGGCCTGACCCTGTCGGCGGTCGCGTACTACGAGAACAACCTGCATGAGGACCGGGAGGTTCGCGAGGCGACGCACGCGCACCTGCGCCGGTGCATCGACGCCGCCCACCTGCTCGGCGTGCGCCTGGTCGGCACCTTCGTCGGCCGCGACGTGACGCTCACGGTGGCCGAGAACCTCCGGCTGGCCGAGCAGGTGCTGCCGCCGCTGGTCGAGTACGCCGCGGCCCGCGACGTACGCCTCGTGATCGAGAACTGCCCGATGGAGGGCTGGCATCCCGACGGCTATCCGGCGAACCTCGCGTACTCGCCCGAGCTCTGGGGCTGGATGGCCGACCTCGGGCTGTGGCTCAACTACGATCCCTCGCACCTGGTCTGGCTCGGCATCGACCCACTGGCGGCGCTCGAGGCGCACGCCGAACGGATCCTGCATGTTCAGGCCAAGGACGTCGAGGTGCACGCCGCCGCCCGCAACCGCTACGGGGTGTTCGGGCAGGTGCTCAACAAGCAGCCCTGGAAGAGCGGGTGGTGGCGCTACCGCATCCCCGGCCTCGGTGAGGTCGACTGGCGGCGCCTGATCGACGCGCTCCACCAGCACGGATACGAAGGTGTCGTCTCCGTCGAGCACGAGGACCCGGTCTGGAGCGGTGATCCCGGCCGCGTCCGCCAGGGCCTGACCATCGCACACCGCACCCTCGCCCCGCACGTCCACGTCTGA
- a CDS encoding phytanoyl-CoA dioxygenase family protein: protein MTETLTDADVAFFRENGYLLPGRQLLSEDRLSQLELIFNEHLEARGDKLSDELDTPHYHDERLLDHLLSDEVLDWVEPLVGPNIALWSSHFISKDPFTGRATPWHEDSAYWEGRFDDYDNIVTIWLALEGGSFKENGCMRVIPGSHLDGGFSDNYRPTDMTEQTFHAEIAGVDEGKAVYFELQRGEFSMHDGRIVHGARANTSATRRTGYTMRYFPSSVKMQDVPQNEGWKIWLARGVDLAGNDYANAPARA, encoded by the coding sequence ATGACTGAGACCCTGACCGACGCCGATGTGGCGTTCTTCCGCGAGAACGGCTATCTGTTGCCCGGCCGGCAACTGCTGTCGGAGGATCGCCTCTCGCAGCTCGAGCTGATCTTCAACGAGCACCTCGAAGCCAGGGGCGACAAGCTCTCCGACGAGCTCGACACCCCGCACTACCACGACGAGCGGCTGCTGGATCACCTGCTCTCCGACGAGGTTCTCGACTGGGTCGAGCCACTGGTCGGCCCCAACATCGCTCTCTGGTCGAGCCACTTCATCTCGAAGGACCCCTTCACCGGCCGGGCGACCCCCTGGCACGAGGACAGCGCGTACTGGGAGGGCCGCTTCGACGACTACGACAACATCGTCACGATCTGGCTCGCCCTCGAGGGCGGCTCGTTCAAGGAGAACGGCTGCATGCGGGTCATTCCGGGCTCGCACCTGGACGGCGGGTTCTCGGACAACTACCGGCCCACCGACATGACCGAGCAGACCTTCCACGCCGAAATCGCCGGTGTGGACGAGGGGAAGGCCGTCTACTTCGAGTTGCAGCGCGGCGAGTTCTCGATGCATGACGGCCGGATCGTCCACGGCGCCCGAGCCAACACCAGCGCCACCCGGCGCACCGGCTACACCATGCGGTACTTCCCAAGCTCGGTGAAGATGCAGGACGTCCCACAGAACGAAGGATGGAAGATCTGGCTGGCCCGAGGGGTCGACCTCGCCGGTAATGACTACGCGAACGCACCCGCCCGCGCCTGA
- a CDS encoding Gfo/Idh/MocA family protein encodes MSKLRVGVIGLGEVAQVIHLPVIESLPDRYELAAICDISPGLLERLGARYRVEHRYTDFREMLAAGGLDCVVVLNSDEYHADCTVAALDAGLDVLVEKPMCLSPREAQEIIAARDRSGKTVMVAYMRRFAPAFTEAVEKLPQLGPIRYVRVHDVIGENRLIVDQTSYVDRPDDVPEEAVDEKWARRSALVKEALGDVPQELEWTYGLLCGLGSHDLSAMRELLGRPKEVSAAKMWRNGGYLVALLDYGDFVVTYETGVDDQLRYDTYIEVYGASGTMKVEYDTPYVRHFPTTLHLELTDGDSYERSVRRPHLKDPYTYELEHFHEAVTTGATPKTTPEDFVHDMELFVEIIRALEKG; translated from the coding sequence TTGAGCAAGCTGCGCGTCGGCGTGATCGGACTGGGCGAGGTCGCCCAGGTCATCCACCTGCCCGTCATCGAGTCGTTGCCCGACCGCTACGAGCTCGCGGCGATCTGCGACATCTCGCCGGGTCTGCTGGAGCGTCTGGGCGCTCGCTATCGGGTCGAGCACCGCTACACCGACTTCCGCGAGATGCTCGCCGCCGGCGGCCTGGACTGCGTGGTGGTGCTCAACAGCGACGAGTACCACGCGGACTGCACGGTCGCGGCGCTCGACGCGGGTCTCGACGTACTGGTCGAGAAGCCGATGTGCCTCAGCCCCCGCGAGGCACAGGAGATCATCGCGGCGCGCGACCGGTCGGGGAAGACCGTGATGGTCGCCTACATGCGGCGTTTCGCACCGGCGTTCACCGAGGCGGTCGAAAAGCTGCCCCAGCTCGGCCCGATCCGCTACGTGCGGGTCCACGACGTGATCGGCGAAAATCGGCTGATCGTCGACCAGACGTCGTACGTCGACCGGCCGGACGACGTCCCGGAGGAGGCGGTCGACGAGAAGTGGGCGCGCCGCTCGGCGCTCGTGAAGGAGGCGCTGGGCGACGTTCCCCAGGAGCTGGAGTGGACCTACGGGTTGCTCTGCGGCCTCGGCAGCCACGACCTCTCCGCGATGCGGGAGCTGCTCGGCCGCCCGAAGGAGGTCTCGGCCGCGAAGATGTGGCGCAACGGCGGCTACCTCGTCGCACTCCTCGACTACGGCGACTTCGTCGTCACGTACGAGACAGGGGTGGACGACCAACTGCGCTACGACACCTACATCGAGGTCTACGGCGCGAGCGGCACGATGAAGGTGGAGTACGACACGCCCTACGTCCGGCACTTCCCGACGACGCTGCATCTGGAGCTCACCGACGGCGACTCCTACGAGCGTTCCGTGCGGCGACCACACCTCAAGGACCCCTACACCTACGAGCTCGAGCACTTCCACGAGGCGGTCACCACAGGTGCGACACCCAAGACGACCCCGGAAGATTTCGTGCACGACATGGAGCTCTTCGTCGAGATCATCCGAGCCCTGGAGAAGGGCTGA
- a CDS encoding Gfo/Idh/MocA family protein: MSAHQPGGPRSELGVAMIGYAFMGAAHSQGWRTAHRFFDLPVRPAMSVICGRTESATKAAADKMGWADWTTDWRQVLNRDDVQVVDICTPGDTHADIAIAALEAGKHVLCEKPLANTVAEAEQMTATAQAAQARGVLSSVGFNYRRTPALAYMRRLVEEGAVGAVRHIRAHYLQDWIVDPEFPLVWRLQKDKAGSGALGDIGAHIVDLSQFLTGQRLTKVSGHHTRFVERRPVAQATSGLSASGGVETGEVTVDDAAVFFGRTDGGALATYEATRFATGRKNAMRIELNGSAGSIAFDFESMNELHVHDGTAPSRDAGFRRILVTEPDHPYTGVWWPPGHGLGYEHTFVHEIADFVRDVAAGTPPAPSFADGLQVQRVLDAVERSSAAGAGWTAV; the protein is encoded by the coding sequence ATGAGCGCGCATCAGCCTGGCGGCCCGCGGTCCGAGCTCGGGGTAGCGATGATCGGCTACGCGTTCATGGGTGCCGCTCACTCCCAGGGGTGGCGCACCGCGCACCGGTTCTTCGACCTGCCGGTCCGCCCGGCGATGAGCGTCATCTGCGGCCGCACCGAGTCCGCCACCAAGGCGGCCGCCGACAAGATGGGGTGGGCGGACTGGACGACGGACTGGCGGCAGGTACTCAACCGGGATGATGTCCAGGTCGTCGACATCTGCACGCCAGGCGACACGCACGCCGACATCGCCATCGCGGCCTTGGAGGCCGGGAAGCACGTGCTGTGCGAGAAGCCGCTGGCGAACACCGTCGCCGAGGCCGAGCAGATGACCGCCACGGCCCAGGCGGCACAAGCGCGAGGCGTCCTGTCCTCCGTCGGATTCAACTACCGCCGTACACCGGCGCTCGCCTACATGAGGCGGCTCGTCGAGGAAGGCGCCGTGGGCGCGGTTCGCCACATTCGTGCTCACTACCTGCAGGACTGGATTGTGGACCCGGAGTTCCCGTTGGTCTGGCGACTGCAGAAGGACAAGGCTGGATCCGGCGCGCTCGGCGACATCGGCGCACATATCGTCGACCTCTCCCAGTTCCTCACCGGCCAGCGCCTGACCAAGGTCTCGGGCCACCACACCCGCTTCGTCGAGCGCCGTCCCGTCGCCCAGGCGACGTCCGGGCTGAGTGCGAGCGGCGGCGTCGAGACCGGCGAGGTCACCGTCGACGACGCCGCGGTGTTCTTCGGGCGCACCGACGGCGGCGCGCTCGCGACCTACGAGGCGACCCGGTTCGCCACCGGGCGCAAGAACGCCATGCGGATCGAGCTGAACGGTTCGGCCGGCAGCATCGCCTTCGACTTCGAGTCGATGAACGAGCTGCACGTGCACGACGGCACCGCGCCTTCCCGTGACGCCGGGTTCCGCCGGATCCTGGTCACCGAACCCGACCATCCCTACACCGGCGTCTGGTGGCCTCCCGGCCACGGACTGGGCTACGAGCACACGTTCGTGCACGAGATCGCCGACTTCGTGCGCGATGTCGCAGCCGGCACGCCGCCGGCGCCGTCGTTCGCCGACGGCCTCCAGGTCCAGCGGGTGCTGGACGCCGTTGAGCGATCCTCGGCAGCGGGCGCCGGCTGGACCGCGGTCTGA